Proteins encoded together in one Orrella marina window:
- a CDS encoding acetate--CoA ligase family protein — protein sequence MGQVSRNESELHAFLAPDSIAIIGASADPTKRGYKAMVGLIKGHYTGRVYPINPKVDEILGVKAYSSLGEVPGSVDLAVICTPAATIPGILTECAKIGVKGAVILAAGFRETGAQGAALEEEVLRAARAGGVRIIGPNTSGMFNLHKHVNLLDLRDTKAGDIGFISQSGNMLLALVLEAQYNDYVGFSTYVGPGNQTDIGFDDYLRYLGEDEHTRVAALYVEGFSDGQKFLQAARDITPVKPVVVYKSGATEMGKKAASSHTGALAGSYEMTVDLLRQVGVTVVRQSDQILPVAEGLALMRQSAGKRVAVISDGGGQATIASDRLSDAGLSLAELSEHTRQRLSEILFDQASLVNPVDVAGTSDADPEVLARCLEIVSQDENVDALFLVGMFGGYHTRFAESLLGAEMRAAQAMVDLAGACHKPLVVYSLYAPIKPPPLRSMHEAGLPVYASIEQGVKVLQALAERGLYLQDQDGQPVEDAVRPDDAVKAMFEQTRQDNRDLFEYEAKSVLRTHGVGVAPEVVVRSSEQLESVARQFGNQPLAMKIVSKDILHKSDAGGVRLNLTGMADLLEAYEDIMARCRAYSPDADLHGVLVTPMVRKGTEVIVGMVRDPIFGPVLMFGLGGIFVEVLEDVAFRAIPLSRTDARMMVSQIRGRKILDGVRGEPGVDREALVDLLLKVSSIVAAYPQIRELDLNPVIAYPDGYAVVDARIIVEPSGP from the coding sequence ATGGGACAAGTGAGCAGGAATGAAAGTGAGTTACATGCGTTTCTGGCACCAGATTCAATAGCGATCATTGGTGCGTCGGCGGATCCAACCAAGCGTGGCTACAAGGCCATGGTTGGACTGATCAAAGGTCATTACACGGGCCGTGTCTATCCGATCAACCCGAAAGTTGACGAGATACTCGGGGTGAAGGCGTATTCCAGCCTTGGGGAGGTGCCGGGTTCGGTGGATCTTGCGGTGATCTGCACGCCAGCGGCGACGATTCCAGGCATTCTGACCGAGTGCGCAAAGATAGGGGTCAAGGGTGCGGTCATCCTTGCTGCGGGGTTTCGTGAAACTGGCGCGCAGGGCGCAGCACTCGAGGAGGAGGTGCTAAGAGCGGCAAGAGCCGGTGGCGTGAGGATCATCGGGCCGAATACGTCGGGCATGTTCAATCTGCACAAACACGTAAATTTGCTGGACCTGCGTGACACCAAGGCGGGCGACATTGGCTTTATCTCCCAGTCTGGAAACATGTTGCTGGCACTGGTGCTTGAAGCCCAGTACAACGACTATGTCGGGTTCTCCACCTATGTAGGGCCTGGCAATCAGACTGATATCGGGTTTGATGATTATCTGCGTTATCTCGGCGAGGATGAACACACCCGGGTTGCTGCCTTGTACGTCGAGGGATTTAGCGACGGTCAGAAGTTTCTCCAGGCAGCACGCGACATCACTCCGGTCAAACCTGTGGTGGTCTACAAGTCGGGCGCGACTGAAATGGGTAAGAAGGCAGCGAGTTCCCACACCGGGGCACTTGCCGGCAGTTACGAGATGACCGTTGACTTGCTCAGGCAGGTGGGTGTGACGGTCGTACGTCAGTCAGACCAGATTCTGCCGGTTGCCGAAGGTCTTGCATTGATGCGCCAGAGCGCGGGCAAGCGGGTGGCCGTCATCTCAGACGGAGGTGGTCAGGCGACCATCGCATCGGACCGTCTGTCCGATGCAGGCCTGTCGCTGGCCGAGTTGTCGGAACACACGCGACAGCGTCTGTCAGAAATTCTGTTTGACCAGGCGTCGCTGGTCAATCCGGTCGACGTGGCTGGTACGTCCGATGCGGACCCGGAGGTGCTGGCGCGATGTCTGGAGATCGTGTCGCAGGACGAGAACGTCGATGCCCTCTTTCTGGTGGGGATGTTTGGTGGGTACCACACCCGGTTCGCAGAGTCACTACTTGGTGCGGAGATGCGTGCGGCGCAGGCAATGGTCGATCTGGCCGGCGCGTGTCACAAACCGCTCGTGGTCTACAGTTTGTACGCACCAATCAAGCCACCGCCATTGCGCAGCATGCACGAAGCAGGATTGCCCGTGTACGCGTCGATTGAACAGGGAGTCAAGGTGTTGCAGGCGCTTGCCGAGCGCGGGCTCTATCTCCAGGATCAGGATGGACAGCCTGTCGAGGATGCAGTCAGGCCAGACGATGCAGTGAAGGCCATGTTTGAACAGACGCGTCAGGACAACAGGGATCTGTTCGAATACGAGGCCAAGTCCGTTCTGCGAACTCATGGGGTAGGTGTTGCGCCAGAGGTGGTCGTGCGCAGTTCGGAGCAGCTTGAATCGGTTGCCCGCCAGTTCGGAAATCAGCCGCTGGCGATGAAGATTGTTTCGAAAGATATCTTGCACAAATCCGATGCAGGTGGGGTCAGGCTCAATCTGACCGGAATGGCAGACTTGCTGGAGGCGTATGAAGACATCATGGCTCGCTGTCGGGCGTACAGCCCTGATGCCGACCTTCACGGCGTACTTGTCACGCCGATGGTGCGCAAGGGAACCGAGGTGATTGTCGGGATGGTTCGAGACCCGATATTCGGGCCAGTGCTGATGTTCGGGTTGGGTGGCATTTTTGTGGAGGTGCTGGAGGATGTGGCATTTCGTGCGATCCCCTTGTCCCGGACGGATGCCCGGATGATGGTCTCTCAGATACGGGGGCGCAAAATACTTGACGGAGTGCGAGGCGAGCCCGGCGTTGACCGGGAGGCACTCGTTGATCTGTTGCTGAAGGTGTCGTCCATCGTGGCTGCCTATCCTCAGATCCGCGAACTGGACCTGAATCCTGTCATCGCTTATCCGGACGGTTATGCTGTGGTCGATGCACGCATCATTGTCGAGCCCAGCGGGCCATGA
- a CDS encoding enoyl-CoA hydratase-related protein, which produces MQLPVTNDALLTLENRVATLTLNRHDVRNALTGTGLIDDIVNVAEWINRCDDVSVLIITGAGSAFSAGGNIKDMAERGADFAGTVAEVEARYRRGIQRIPIALQQVEVPIIAAVNGPAIGAGFDLANMADVRIASTKAKYGETFLNLGIIPGDGGAWFMQRLIGYQQAFELTLTGRIVDAEESKKIGISLEVVEPEALMDRVSEMARQFAAQPPKAVRLTKRMMKMAQRMELKDFLDLCATFQGMCHNEPEHLDAVNRVIAMTQKR; this is translated from the coding sequence ATGCAATTGCCAGTCACCAACGATGCCCTTTTAACCCTCGAGAACCGGGTTGCGACCCTGACGCTCAACCGGCATGATGTGCGCAACGCGCTTACCGGAACCGGTCTGATTGACGACATCGTCAACGTGGCTGAATGGATCAACCGGTGCGACGATGTATCGGTGTTGATCATCACCGGGGCGGGATCGGCCTTCTCGGCCGGAGGCAATATCAAGGACATGGCCGAGCGGGGTGCAGATTTTGCGGGGACGGTGGCAGAGGTCGAGGCACGTTATCGCCGCGGCATTCAGCGTATTCCAATCGCGTTGCAACAGGTGGAGGTGCCCATCATTGCCGCGGTCAACGGTCCTGCGATCGGTGCAGGATTCGATCTGGCGAACATGGCGGATGTTCGTATTGCGTCGACCAAAGCCAAGTATGGAGAAACATTCCTGAATCTCGGAATTATTCCGGGTGATGGTGGCGCCTGGTTTATGCAGAGGTTGATAGGTTACCAGCAGGCATTCGAGTTGACCCTGACAGGACGGATTGTCGACGCTGAGGAGTCGAAGAAGATCGGTATCTCGCTCGAAGTGGTTGAGCCTGAAGCACTGATGGACCGTGTCAGCGAAATGGCCCGACAGTTTGCTGCGCAACCGCCCAAGGCCGTGCGTCTGACCAAGCGCATGATGAAGATGGCGCAGCGTATGGAGCTCAAGGACTTTCTGGATCTTTGTGCGACCTTCCAGGGCATGTGTCACAACGAGCCTGAGCATCTTGATGCCGTCAATCGTGTGATTGCTATGACACAAAAGCGTTGA
- a CDS encoding MurR/RpiR family transcriptional regulator, whose protein sequence is MTKLAANAEPPRTLQSLRELVVRIGRAESPISLGVKARNVLARLVEQPEEVATRSITDLAVRLDVNASTLSRLARSLGYTGFAEFQGVFRATVTQSHQRFYSEQGQRLIGQQIPEDDYLGVAVQLASESIRNVDAFLSRLDATELRGAVTLLASAPRVRLFGVRQIHSVVTLLCYGLGLVRRDVSMLDGPGRGIAESLAQMRKGDALVVSSVSPYSRRVGEVSRVAAQAGIHVIAVTDSLASPLATHARYSFLISHESSYISNSMGAYVVFCESLVNLVARELGPKALEALERHEHFIEALNIEMR, encoded by the coding sequence ATGACCAAGCTAGCGGCAAATGCTGAACCTCCCCGCACTTTGCAGTCTCTGCGCGAGTTGGTGGTGCGTATTGGAAGGGCCGAGTCCCCGATCTCGCTGGGCGTCAAGGCGCGCAACGTGTTGGCACGTCTGGTCGAGCAGCCCGAGGAGGTCGCCACACGCAGCATCACTGATCTGGCCGTGCGGCTCGATGTCAATGCCTCCACGCTTTCTCGCCTTGCGCGCAGTCTCGGATACACCGGATTTGCCGAGTTTCAGGGCGTGTTTCGGGCCACGGTTACGCAGAGTCACCAGCGTTTCTACAGCGAACAGGGCCAGCGACTGATCGGGCAGCAGATACCTGAGGACGACTATCTGGGGGTGGCTGTGCAATTGGCCAGCGAATCAATCCGCAATGTTGACGCGTTTCTATCCCGACTGGATGCAACCGAGCTTCGCGGGGCTGTCACTTTGCTGGCAAGTGCACCGCGGGTGCGGCTGTTTGGTGTGCGGCAGATTCACTCGGTCGTGACGTTACTTTGCTACGGCCTTGGTCTGGTTCGCCGGGATGTTTCGATGCTTGACGGACCAGGCCGAGGCATCGCCGAGTCGCTTGCGCAGATGCGCAAGGGGGATGCATTGGTTGTATCAAGCGTGTCCCCATATAGCCGCCGGGTCGGAGAAGTGAGCCGGGTCGCCGCCCAGGCGGGTATTCATGTGATTGCCGTTACGGACTCACTTGCTTCACCCCTGGCAACGCATGCCCGCTACAGTTTTCTGATCTCGCATGAAAGCAGTTATATCAGCAACAGCATGGGCGCTTACGTGGTCTTCTGTGAGTCACTGGTCAATCTGGTTGCTCGCGAACTCGGACCGAAGGCCCTCGAGGCGTTGGAAAGACATGAGCATTTTATCGAAGCACTCAATATCGAAATGCGCTAG
- a CDS encoding sensor domain-containing protein, protein MISDAIRQALFMLPVAALIVDDQLKVRFANLAAHQLITRTTDSTSRPDVSGEPYVLQHFLVVDDIELLRGMVRQSILSKKSLDARIKGKRGHTEIIACHAQITHLSGEAGASLALVVLTKLDAEKTSTLETAEPIAPALLAGSTDYVFATDPGGRVIYANPAYLSVIDKPASEVIGRRLEYLLPLRNAIEHVQAENQIQATQESMRMSEAVYLRNGTFELDTHKFPLLDESSRLYGIGSISRDMTGPNESLRLQKLSEAIFLNTREAIVLTDAQGRITRVNPGWERITGFSEAAVLGKKLSLVHSGHQDSRQYEEIWRNILENGHWSGELVNRKSDGTEFVVWSTISAMFKEDGHLLGYLAVQTDITDLRQANEKIRLLANTDTLTGLPNRKKFLEQLDDEIGKAGTHHPSFALLFLDLDHFKEVNDSLGHHMGDHLLVQIAHRLGEATRTSDIVARLGGDEFTILLPATSRDEAIVIAHQILQHVHYPLLLDSFINYRPQASIGIAMFPEDGDSGQELLKHADQAMYAAKHKGRNQARAYSADLEQANQRTFTLRRELADALMNNELRVFLQPVFDLETLDVIGAEALVRWQHPSMGLLSPGEFLPVAQASKMMGAIDHWVLDATLRQVSAWHAQGRWKPDWRVSINQNTDDIRHKDWASELARMLKKLNLPAQAVGIELTEELWTEPVPVVLKNLRTIQQMGLTLYIDDFGTGYSSLAYLKELPASVIKIDQHFVAQLDSANEDSTLVEAIIALGKKLQYQLIAEGVETEAQRKVLLAKGCTAAQGYLLSPPLSAKCFEERFLPEPSPT, encoded by the coding sequence ATGATCAGCGACGCCATCCGACAGGCGCTTTTCATGCTGCCGGTGGCCGCACTGATCGTGGATGACCAGCTCAAAGTCCGCTTTGCAAATCTGGCTGCACACCAGTTGATCACCCGGACGACTGACAGTACGTCACGCCCTGATGTGTCGGGCGAGCCCTACGTGCTACAGCACTTTCTAGTTGTGGACGATATCGAGTTGCTAAGAGGAATGGTGCGCCAGTCCATTCTGTCCAAGAAGTCACTCGACGCCCGGATCAAAGGCAAGAGAGGCCATACTGAAATCATCGCCTGCCATGCCCAGATCACCCATTTGTCAGGAGAGGCAGGCGCATCACTGGCGTTGGTCGTGCTGACAAAGCTCGATGCAGAGAAGACCTCCACCTTGGAAACAGCAGAACCGATCGCGCCGGCGTTGCTGGCGGGCTCAACCGACTATGTGTTCGCCACCGATCCTGGCGGACGAGTGATCTACGCCAACCCTGCCTATCTGAGTGTGATCGACAAACCCGCCAGTGAAGTGATCGGACGTCGACTCGAGTATCTTCTGCCGTTGCGAAATGCCATCGAACACGTCCAAGCCGAGAACCAGATTCAAGCCACACAAGAATCCATGCGGATGTCCGAGGCAGTTTACCTTCGGAACGGGACATTCGAGCTCGATACGCACAAGTTCCCATTGCTGGACGAATCATCCAGACTCTACGGGATCGGGAGCATCTCGCGTGACATGACGGGTCCAAATGAGTCCCTGCGACTTCAGAAACTCAGCGAAGCCATCTTTCTGAACACTCGCGAAGCCATCGTCCTGACCGATGCACAGGGTCGTATCACAAGAGTCAATCCTGGCTGGGAGAGAATCACCGGGTTTTCTGAGGCGGCGGTGCTGGGAAAGAAATTGAGTCTGGTTCACTCTGGACACCAGGACTCCCGCCAGTACGAAGAAATCTGGCGAAATATTCTCGAGAATGGACACTGGAGCGGAGAACTCGTCAACCGAAAATCCGATGGCACAGAGTTTGTCGTCTGGTCGACCATCAGCGCCATGTTCAAGGAGGACGGCCATCTGCTGGGCTACCTGGCTGTCCAGACAGACATCACTGACCTTCGACAGGCGAATGAAAAGATCCGGCTACTTGCCAACACAGACACGCTGACCGGCCTGCCCAACCGTAAGAAATTCCTCGAACAACTTGACGATGAAATCGGCAAGGCGGGTACACATCATCCGTCGTTCGCACTGCTGTTTCTGGATCTTGATCACTTCAAGGAAGTCAACGATTCTCTGGGCCATCACATGGGCGACCACTTGCTGGTGCAGATTGCTCACCGCCTTGGCGAAGCGACCCGGACATCAGACATTGTGGCTCGTCTGGGCGGTGACGAGTTCACCATCCTGCTGCCGGCAACCTCACGCGACGAAGCGATCGTGATCGCCCATCAGATTCTCCAGCATGTCCACTACCCACTATTGCTGGACAGTTTCATCAACTATCGTCCCCAGGCGTCAATTGGCATAGCGATGTTTCCGGAGGATGGTGACTCGGGACAGGAACTACTCAAACATGCCGACCAGGCGATGTATGCAGCCAAGCACAAAGGGCGTAACCAGGCTCGTGCGTACTCGGCCGATCTTGAGCAAGCAAATCAGCGCACCTTCACGTTGCGCCGTGAGCTCGCCGATGCGCTGATGAATAACGAGTTGCGAGTATTCCTGCAACCTGTATTCGATCTTGAAACGCTTGATGTCATCGGCGCAGAGGCGCTGGTTCGCTGGCAGCACCCTTCCATGGGCCTGCTTTCTCCAGGAGAGTTCCTGCCCGTCGCGCAAGCGAGCAAGATGATGGGCGCCATCGACCACTGGGTGCTGGACGCCACCCTCAGACAAGTATCAGCATGGCACGCTCAAGGCCGGTGGAAGCCGGACTGGCGCGTATCAATCAACCAGAATACGGATGACATCCGGCATAAGGACTGGGCGAGTGAGCTCGCCCGGATGCTGAAGAAACTGAACCTACCGGCACAGGCTGTCGGCATCGAGCTCACCGAGGAACTCTGGACCGAACCTGTACCCGTTGTTCTTAAAAACCTGAGAACGATCCAGCAAATGGGACTCACCCTCTACATAGATGACTTCGGGACGGGCTATTCAAGCCTGGCCTACCTGAAGGAGCTGCCAGCATCTGTGATCAAGATCGATCAACATTTCGTGGCTCAACTCGACAGCGCCAATGAAGACTCCACACTGGTTGAAGCCATCATCGCGCTTGGAAAAAAACTGCAGTATCAGCTGATTGCCGAGGGCGTGGAAACAGAGGCCCAGCGAAAGGTCTTGCTTGCAAAGGGATGTACGGCCGCCCAAGGTTACCTGCTCAGCCCGCCTCTATCGGCCAAGTGTTTCGAGGAGAGGTTTCTGCCAGAGCCTTCACCTACCTGA
- a CDS encoding enoyl-CoA hydratase/isomerase family protein, with translation MDSSSQEGPNIIYELRDGIAEIRLNRPHRLNAVTQDLYDELNEALTRAEEDKKARVVLITGEGRAFCVGADLKAHKQGRTAFDRRQYLKGEQDVCRRLLHMQTPVIAAVNGYALGAGAEIAIAADFMLMAHSAQIGLPEISIGNFLGGGVTWLLPRLVGLAKARELAFLGERIRGEEAVRIGLANRVLPDDGFLEQARAFAARVASKAPFSMQLAKQQLNMSAERTLDACLTAELEGMMFVSTTRDWQEGVDAFSEKRAPVFKGE, from the coding sequence ATGGACAGTAGCAGCCAGGAAGGGCCAAACATCATTTACGAACTGCGGGATGGAATTGCGGAGATCCGGCTGAACCGTCCGCATCGACTGAACGCGGTCACGCAGGATCTTTATGACGAGCTCAATGAGGCGTTGACTCGGGCCGAAGAGGATAAAAAGGCCAGGGTAGTCCTGATCACCGGAGAGGGCCGGGCGTTTTGTGTGGGGGCCGATCTCAAAGCCCACAAGCAAGGGCGGACAGCCTTTGATCGACGACAGTACCTCAAAGGTGAGCAGGATGTCTGCCGCCGTTTGCTGCACATGCAGACCCCGGTGATTGCAGCCGTCAATGGGTATGCACTGGGCGCCGGAGCCGAGATCGCGATCGCTGCAGACTTCATGCTGATGGCACATAGTGCCCAGATCGGTCTGCCCGAGATTTCGATTGGCAACTTCCTCGGCGGTGGTGTGACCTGGCTGTTGCCTCGGCTTGTAGGACTGGCCAAGGCGCGGGAGCTGGCGTTCCTGGGTGAGCGTATTCGTGGTGAAGAGGCCGTGCGAATCGGACTGGCCAATCGTGTGCTGCCTGATGACGGGTTCCTTGAGCAAGCACGGGCGTTTGCGGCCAGAGTGGCCAGCAAGGCACCGTTTTCCATGCAACTGGCCAAGCAGCAGCTCAACATGTCGGCCGAGCGCACCTTGGATGCCTGCCTGACTGCGGAGCTTGAGGGCATGATGTTTGTGAGCACGACCCGCGACTGGCAGGAGGGGGTCGATGCTTTCTCGGAGAAGCGTGCGCCTGTATTCAAGGGCGAATGA